The genomic region TTTCTACCTTCTCATTTGAAGTGCAATATTGTTTATAACTTTAGCTCCTTTGTCAATGACCTCACTAAAAAGGAGTGTGTCATCCAAGAAACACAAATTGGTGATATTCCTAATACCTCTATGGTCTTTGAGTCCTTTCAAGTTTTACTTGTCACTTCATCCTTCAACACCCTTCCAAAAAAAATTGCAACAATTAGGAGCAAGAAGGGATCACCGAGAGGAGATCATATTTCCTTAGATCACATCACACAATAAATAATTTAGTAGATGAACTATTTATAAGTAAATCATAAGAAATAGAGGATATGCAAATAGAGGTCCATTTACACCAATATTTGTAGGAACAATTAATGAAAATTATAGGAGATTCTATCATATGACTTATTCACATGTGTCCAATTCAAGGATCATGACCTCCTTCTCCTTGTGCTTGATAGAGTGCATAGTTTTATTAGTGATAATAGTTCCATCCAAAAATTTATATCTCTTTAATAATTTTCCATGTTTCTTAGAGATGAAACTATCCATACACTTCTTGAGTCTTTTGGCCATGGCTTCGGTAAAAATAAACATGGTATTGCAAAACATAATTGGTCTATATTCATAAGATAAATTTGGGTTCTCATTCTTAGGAATGATCATCACAAAGATAGAATTCCATTTCATGAGCATATATTTTTTAGTGCTACATTATTTTCTAGACTTCAACACATCCTCTCCCACCACACTCCATTTTTTTCTAATAATATCACCTGAAAAACCATCTAGACCTAGATCATTACTTACCTCAAGTGAGAAGGCCACTTGTTTGATCTCCTCTAAGGAGAAAAAAATCAATAGCTCATTAATTTAGGATTCATAAAAATGATTAGTTATTTTAAATAGCATCATCTCTTGAGAATTTGGAAGTCTTTCTAATGGGAAAAATTGAATAGATCTTATAATAATTTCAAGTGTTCTTTGTAAATTACCTATCCTCCACCAAACTCCCTAAGGGAGCTAAACAATCACAATTTTATTGCTTTGTCTTCTAATACTAGTAGAGAGATGAAATCATTTTTTTTCATCTCCCTTCATCAGCCATTTCACCCTAGATTTtctctacaaaaaaatatcttccatcctcaaaattatattaaattattctCCATGGCTCTTAACTCTTCAAAAATAACTTGACTATGAGATTTTGGCTTCAAAAAATTATAATGTTCTAATTCCACAAGATTCTTCATGGTAATGAGGTTTTACACATGATTTCCTTGTCCCATCCTTTCACCTTGATCTCAATATTGACCAATTTCCTGTAGAGCATATATCTCTTACAACCCCTATTATCCACTTTCCTCCACTTGTCTAATCCCTGAAAATGCCTTCATCTTGAAGGGGTAGCCTAAGGGATTTTTAATTTTATGTATACCTAATCGCACTAGTCAATGATTAGATCCATCTAAAAATTGGATGAatttaaagatgaagaaaataggtTTCATTGTCCATTTTAAATTTACCAAATATTTTCCAATCTACATATAATGTTTTCCTTCCTCATGTGCATTTTTCTCCATGTAAACCACCCAGATTTAGGGTGAATATCAACCATTGAAAATGCTCCATAGAATTACCTAAAGGAAAGAAACTACAATTAATTACCTTACTTCCACACTTCTTTTGATCATGGTTAAGAGTAGCATTTAAATAGCCTCTCGGTATCTAATTATCCCACAATTCTAATTCTATAAAATAATTCAATTCTTCCCATAACATTCTCTAATTTTATTCTAAATCAGGGCCATACACATTTGTAATCATATTAAGGATATCATTGTCCTAGAGCACCTTGAATTTCATAGTCATAAGAAAGTATGATTGGGATATGGGTGTTGCAAAAAATAAGTTCATGTTCCATAGAATAGCCATTCCTCGAGCATAGTATGTTTAACATCTACCATCTTTCCTTCATCACCATTCCAATGATGGGGAAGAAAATCTAAAAAAGATTTATCTTCCATCTTGGTTTCTTGATTCCAAAGAATCTCTGTCTCTGCTTCAATAAGCCATTTGAGAAAATGATGCTTATTACGGTTATTTAATCCTCATATATTTTATCCTATGCATTTCATGAATTCTTATTGGTAGGGTGATGATCACCTCTAGTTTTTACAAAATTCCTTGTGGGTTCTTAGGTTCTATTTTCCAAATCCTTTAATACTTTTTGTTTAGATTTTTTTGCGTCTATCTTCCTCCCTTTTGCATTATATCCTCCTGCATGCATTAACTTGCAATATATATTATTTCTCCCATTGCTCCTACCCCACCTTGTAGTTACACTACATTTATTCTAATAATTTTGAAATCTCCTTGTAGCTCTTACATCTTTCTCAAATGGGCTAATTCCATAACTTATCTTTGTTCCATCTCCTCTACCTTAGACACCATGTTATCAATCCCTTTAAGAAAATGGACTTTAGGTGGAAAATCCTTCTGCACATTAGTCACCTTATCCTCATTAGGAGAGATAGGGTGAGAGTTAAAACCTCAACTTCTGTTATTCTTTAAACATATTCATTTTCCCCTCTTTGTGAATGAAGCAATATCTAATTATATGATCAATATTTCATTCCCTAAAACATCTAATTGGAGAAATTCACAATATAATTCTTATTACTATTCCCCAAGGATGAATACAAATCTTATAAAATATGTTATTGTCTTGCTTAAATTCATCCTGACACAAGTTTTGGTGTATGAGGCCAACTATTTACCTAAGGTAGGATTTGAACTACAAAAATGGGATTGTAGGGTGACTAATAAATTTGAAAACTTCTTTGAACCCTAGTTCTTAAGGAAACTTATACAATACTATCCAGAAAGGGTATCCCATATTAATTTGGCATGAGGATGAAAACTAGGGGAATTAACCCAACTACATATAAGTTTGTAATCTCCATTGACCAAGGGTTATTCTCTATCTCAAATTTAGATTAGAAAATGACTTTCAGAGGCCCAATTGGAAGAAATTCTACCTTTGGAAGAGCACATAACCATTATTGGTAGACCTGTTACTTGCACTATCTGTTGGAAATATACTAATGAGTCTAATGATGACCACATTCTTCTTTGATTTATCAACCCTTAAATTTTGAAAATTGTCCAATTTGCCTTGAGGTAACATTGAAGACAAAAATTCTAGTATTTTTAGCCCTAGTCTCCTTGTCATTCTTTTCCTTATCTAATCTCCTATTTTACTTATCAAGCACTCTCCCAAGATTTTTGACATGCATCACCCTCCCTTATTGAAAGTTGGATAGGAAACAATGCATGCATGGTGACATGAAGATTTCCTCTTGTAGAATTGCATATTCCTTGTTGACATTTTCTCACATCCTTTATTTCGACACCCTCACTTATGtcactccatatatatatatatacaattctttaacttaaataaaaaatataatcttaTACACTCACAATATGAAATTCTTTAATATCATATATAATATTGAACGtaacaatttaattatttaataatcacattattattgatttttttatttattaaaattagaaCTTAAATCTCTCATAAAGTTCTAGACGCAtaattctaaatatgtaaattatttCTTTTACACCAAGATTTTCTTACAACCTCTTATAACTTCTCTTAGTTTACTTTTCAACTTTCCTCCTACCTTTTTGCAAGTAGTATTGCAACTTCTATTGATATACTTCAATTGTTGCAGCTTTGAGGCTCTTCTAATAAAGACAGTGGTGAACGACCTGATTAAAACATTAGACAGAGTGCCATTACAAGTTGCCAAACATCCAGTGGGAATGGACACCGTGAAGAATGTTCTAATTCAGAAATTGAATCTCAATTCAGAGGATAAAGTTGTTAAAATTGGAATATGGGGAATTGGTGGTATTGGCAAGACCACAGTTGCCAAAGCTTTGTATAATCAAATTTATGCTGATTTTGAAGGTGCTTCCTTTGCATTCAATGTCCGTGCCAATGCTGTTGACCCCAGAGGCCTTACTACTTTACAGAAACAAATTCTTGAAGAATTAACCAAAATGGATGGAGAAGTGCATAGTGTCGATAAGGGCATATCTTTGTTTAGAGATCGTTTAGGAGGAAAACGTGTGCTGCTAATTTTAGATGATGTGGATGCTATTGCACAGTTAGATGCTTTGGTTGGGGATTGGCTGTGTCCTGGCAGCAGGGTTATTATTACATCCAGGAACAAACACATTCTTAATGTTGCTCAGGTCCCTTCTGAATGCATCTACGAGATGACTGAATTGGAGATAAATGAAGGTCTTCAATTATTTAGCTGGCATGCTTTTTTAAAAGCATCTCCAACTCCCAAGTATCAAGATCTGTCCACAAGAATAGTAGAAGCTTGTAAGGGACATCCCCTTTCATTAGAAGTGATTGGTTCCTTCTTGTATGACAAGGAGGATAGCACAGGTTGCTGGACGGAAGTGCTTGACAACATTATCCTCAATCCAGACATTCACAAAAGGCTTTATCTCAGTTATAGTGCTCTAACTGATGAGGAAAAAGATATTTTCCTCGACATTGCTTGCTTCTTCAATGGAGAGGACAAAACATTGCCGATCATTTTCTGGAAATCCTTGTACAAAATGGTAGACAGTGCTGTACTTAATCTCTCAATGAAGTTGCTGATAAAGATTGATGATGATGGTGTATTTCATATGCATGATCATTTGCGAGATATGGGGTGGAGCATTGCTCAAAAAGAAAAAGAGGGTACCCGTTTATGGGAAGATGCCCATTTAAACACCTTACCCAGCACCAATTTCTTTCGCCTTCGGCTCAATGGAGGAGATCTACAAAGGTTTAACATGATGTGCAGACCAGGTCTTTGCTATCTTGATTTGCAGAATCTATCCATTGAAGGAATGACAGAAGACACAATAGCTTCTCTTCCTCCAAGTTTGATATGTTTAAGGCTACAAAATTGTAGCTTTGCTACACTTCACTCCAGGTTTGTGGGTAACATTCAGCAATTGAAGACTATGCAACTAAGACTCTGCCATGGCGTTGAACTCCCTGACACCATCGGCAGCCTGAGACAGCTACAATACCTGGATTTGGGGTCGTGTCAAAGATTAAATAACCTTCATGATAGTATTAGCAACCTGTCACAGCTGCGACACTTGAGTTTGAGAGGGTGTTTCAGGTTAAATAACCTTCCTGATGCTATTGGCAACCTGGCAGAGCTGCAGCATTTGGATTTGGGAGTGTGTCAAAGTTTAAATAGCCTCCCTGATACAATTGGTGGCATGTCAAAGTTGCATCACTTGAATTTGAATGGGTGTTTTAGGTTAATCAGCCTTCCTGATAGCATTGGCAACCTTGTACAGTTGCAGCACTTAGACTTGGGTGTGTGTCAAGGGTTGAATAAGCTTCCTGACACCATTGGTCATCTATCGCAATTGAAATATTTGAACTTGAGAGGGTGTTTCAGGTTAAGTAATCTTCCTGACACGATTGGAAATTGGACACAGTTGCAATACTTGGACTTAGGAGTGTGTCAAAGCTTAAATAACCTCCCTAATACCATTGGTGATCTGTCAGAACTACAACACTTGAATTTGCAAGGGTGTTTCAGGTTAAATAGCCTCCCTGATACCATTGGCAACCTGTCACGGTTGCAACATTTGGATTTGGAGGAGTGTCAATATTTAACAAGTCTACCTGATACAATTGGTGAGCTGTCACAGCTACAGTACTTGAGCTTGAGATGGTGTTATAGGTTATATAACCTGCCCGATACCATGAACAAGTTGACACAGCTGAGGGAACTGCTTAAGTAGTTGATATGTTGTATAAAATGGGCCAACATCAGCTTAGTTGATGTATGTACATGCAGCAAAGTTTGCAAAGTTGAAGCACTATTAAAAGGATGTTGCAGAGTCAAAACTTTGAAGTTCCTGTTTTTGACATCAATGTTTGTTGTGGAAGGACTGTAAAATTCATTAAAGGATTACCTCCTCAGCTGTAGATTTGAAAGACTGTAATAGAGATTCAAGTATTGCAAGGTAGAAATTGAGGCAAGCAATATTACTCTTTTACGTGTTCTACTAAATCTTCTCATGATTTATTTgtattgaattttttttcaatGTTTGCACGGTGATTCAAAACGATGCTGTTCTCTCAGAACATTATGATTTACATGTTTCGTTGCACTGTTACTTTCAGTTCCGTACACACAGTAGATGACTGTAGAACAGCTTGAATTCTTACACATGTTAATCTTTTGTAATAATCTATATCATATAATGAGTGCTATGGGTGATGGAAAGTTTTTAAGTTTCATTTCTGTGAGTGTCATCTGTATTGAGTTTGATCTATTTCATGAGATGAGAGATGAGTCTTATGGCTATGTGACGTTCTGATGTTATATACATAAGAGATGAACTCATGAATTATTTATGAAATATGATTTGAATTTGACTCAAACTACATAGTTGAAaactataataatattataatacaataCATTTTTTAGTAAAACCTTGAGCATTGCTTGGACTTCAAATTAaagatataatattttaataatttttttttttaatcagatCTTATGTTTCATTGAAAACAATGTATTATATTTAAGTCACTGATTAATACAAGTTTAGAGTTTGCATAGGTTGTATTTTACCTTAAATTTGGGgaataaaattcaataatataaaattaatttttaatcttgAATTAAATTCGAGGATAAGAAATGCTTAGAGTttgtatatttttcattttattttgaatttgaagaaaaatgtcaataacatcaaattaaaaccatcaaaagatattgagaAGAGAGATTCATTCAAAGGTCACatctttaatatttttattaaataagatTTGCTTAGAGTttgtatatttttcattttattttgagTTTGAGGAAAAAAGTCAATAATAttagattaaaatttatttttacttttaattTTTACCAAAGTTAAATCTAATTCTTTCTTATATTGTTAGAGGCTTGGGTTTTTGGATTCAAAAGAACTTGGTCCTTGGTAGAATCTTTGTGAGCACTTCAACTAAACCATTAAAAAATGTGTCTCTTAACATCTCAAAAAAAGTAGGCATTGTTGCATGCTTGTTTGTTGCCTTCAATCATTATTACATATCATTATTTCAATAATAACTTGGATTTAACAAAAGGAAAATAGTCCTTACCTAGAAACCTAAACAATATCTGTTGATATCCCTCCTTGCAAATGATGATAGGAAACACCGAGGAAGATAGTTTCTAGGCATCAAAATCAATGATGTTCATGTCCCATATCAAGTTTAGATCCAAATAAATGGTTTATATTTGTAGCCACAACTCTTTAAACTGGTCTAGTTGATTTTTTGTGTTAAAATATTGCTTTTCCATAGTCCATTTATATAGGATGatattttaatatccttttattaGTAAACCCATCTAATCTtacatattttttttgaataaaggggtaaaaactttattgaaaatcagacacaagaatAACAAAGAGAACCAGACCCCCAAGGACCTAGAAATGAACCACAAACCCAGCCAAAGATCagccagcttcataactatccatgacCTTAGCAAAAATCTTATGCAATTCCTAACAGTAATCCGAGGAGatatgctcccaaccttcaactttccaatcattaccatgttctgaggcccacttagccaaacaatcagctgctctattccatttacgaggaatgtggatgaaagacatcTGCTCCATCAAAGATCTAATTTTAAGAATCTGATGAACAATCCCTACCAGCtaccaatgaatcccactcacttTCTGCCATGTCAACAAGTTAAaaataatttgtgaatccgattcgtAGATAACCTTCCTTCGTCCCAACTCCCAAGCATGCTCCAGGGCATAGAGAattgcaaatccctccataaaCTTATTAGACTGCcgccctttatgcaccgaaaagaagaaaaccacctcccccatacaattcctaccaacaccaccaaccccagaagggcctgggttacccctagaggagccattggTGTTAATCTTGATACTCATCTTGAGGGGCATcaaccttcccaccctttgaacctttttcatagcacgtctacctctcctgacacaagctgaggtGAGATACAACTCCTGCAAACCCAACTTGCTCACAATATTTGCCTCATTTCTATCCAaaagaaaattcacctcacatttagcttccaccatctcctgaATCATAataatgattctattccacacttgctgaactaacagtctaacctcacgaaagatcctcctgtttctctcgagccagatctgccacagtatgaaaatgggcccaatataccagacagtctggaggaaggaggacaagataggaggtctgcccaaactactccaaaactccaccagagaatccgcatgaacacaaggatgcttccacaccccccaccagtaatgccaaataagcaacaataaggggcatctgaagaataggtgtgaataatcttcctccccattaccacacaaagcacaactggaaggccccaagaatccccgcttgtgAATAATGttccaagttaggcatctattcaaagccaaagtccaagagaAGCAGTTACACTTTGgcaaagaaaaattattccacacatgtttccaccaatgcacctctcttccctccagtCTTCGGTTCAACAGTTTctggtatcc from Cryptomeria japonica chromosome 3, Sugi_1.0, whole genome shotgun sequence harbors:
- the LOC131069194 gene encoding disease resistance protein RPV1, producing the protein MEQYKPPTTKLAFQSDKSYHVFLSFRGENVRKTLVDHLFTALSAAGLNVFLDSEKLEKGQIIGLSLERAIERSAIRIPIFSEGYADSTWCLKEAAAMLSTPALIIPLFYHVDPTHVRYPQGNNSPYKESFLKHYAHPDRQPREVVDEWKEALLQICSRSGWSTDIAQGFEALLIKTVVNDLIKTLDRVPLQVAKHPVGMDTVKNVLIQKLNLNSEDKVVKIGIWGIGGIGKTTVAKALYNQIYADFEGASFAFNVRANAVDPRGLTTLQKQILEELTKMDGEVHSVDKGISLFRDRLGGKRVLLILDDVDAIAQLDALVGDWLCPGSRVIITSRNKHILNVAQVPSECIYEMTELEINEGLQLFSWHAFLKASPTPKYQDLSTRIVEACKGHPLSLEVIGSFLYDKEDSTGCWTEVLDNIILNPDIHKRLYLSYSALTDEEKDIFLDIACFFNGEDKTLPIIFWKSLYKMVDSAVLNLSMKLLIKIDDDGVFHMHDHLRDMGWSIAQKEKEGTRLWEDAHLNTLPSTNFFRLRLNGGDLQRFNMMCRPGLCYLDLQNLSIEGMTEDTIASLPPSLICLRLQNCSFATLHSRFVGNIQQLKTMQLRLCHGVELPDTIGSLRQLQYLDLGSCQRLNNLHDSISNLSQLRHLSLRGCFRLNNLPDAIGNLAELQHLDLGVCQSLNSLPDTIGGMSKLHHLNLNGCFRLISLPDSIGNLVQLQHLDLGVCQGLNKLPDTIGHLSQLKYLNLRGCFRLSNLPDTIGNWTQLQYLDLGVCQSLNNLPNTIGDLSELQHLNLQGCFRLNSLPDTIGNLSRLQHLDLEECQYLTSLPDTIGELSQLQYLSLRWCYRLYNLPDTMNKLTQLRELLK